In Bacillota bacterium, one genomic interval encodes:
- a CDS encoding bifunctional 5,10-methylene-tetrahydrofolate dehydrogenase/5,10-methylene-tetrahydrofolate cyclohydrolase produces the protein MAANVISGKEVAQQIRAEIKVEVDELKQKHNVVPGLVTILVGENPASVSYVTAKSKTAKELGYNSIQDDQPGDISEEDLLALVDRYNNDDSIHGILVQLPLPKHIDANKVLYAINPDKDVDGFHPVNVGKLVIGEAIFKPCTPAGIQELLIRGGAETKGAHTVIVGRSNIVGKPIANMLIQKGPGANSTVTVVHTGTKDIAYHTKQADILIVAAGQPKAVTADMVKEGAAVIDVGVNRIGQTPEGKAKLVGDVDYEPVKEKASLITPVPGGVGPMTITMLMKNTLAAYKYSLNEK, from the coding sequence ATGGCGGCAAACGTTATCTCTGGGAAAGAAGTTGCACAGCAAATTAGGGCCGAAATAAAGGTCGAGGTGGATGAGCTGAAGCAAAAGCATAATGTAGTTCCCGGCCTGGTAACCATCTTGGTAGGAGAAAACCCTGCATCGGTCAGCTATGTAACCGCTAAAAGCAAAACGGCTAAGGAGCTGGGCTACAATTCGATTCAGGACGATCAGCCCGGGGACATCTCGGAAGAAGATCTTCTGGCACTGGTTGACAGGTATAATAACGACGATTCTATCCATGGTATTTTAGTACAGCTTCCTTTACCTAAGCATATTGATGCTAACAAGGTTCTGTACGCTATTAATCCTGATAAGGATGTGGATGGGTTTCACCCGGTTAATGTAGGGAAACTGGTAATTGGTGAGGCCATTTTTAAGCCCTGCACACCGGCTGGAATTCAAGAACTCCTGATTAGAGGCGGAGCCGAAACAAAGGGCGCGCACACTGTAATAGTGGGCAGGAGTAATATTGTGGGTAAACCTATTGCCAATATGCTGATCCAAAAGGGACCGGGAGCTAACTCAACGGTTACCGTTGTCCATACCGGCACCAAGGATATTGCTTACCATACGAAGCAGGCCGATATCCTGATTGTTGCCGCCGGACAGCCCAAGGCAGTTACCGCCGATATGGTTAAAGAAGGTGCTGCTGTTATTGATGTTGGTGTAAACAGAATAGGTCAGACCCCGGAAGGTAAAGCAAAGCTTGTTGGTGATGTTGATTACGAGCCTGTAAAAGAAAAAGCCAGTTTGATTACACCCGTTCCCGGCGGTGTAGGCCCCATGACCATTACCATGTTAATGAAGAACACATTAGCAGCATACAAGTATAGTTTAAACGAGAAATAA